The following proteins are co-located in the Apium graveolens cultivar Ventura chromosome 5, ASM990537v1, whole genome shotgun sequence genome:
- the LOC141660716 gene encoding uncharacterized protein LOC141660716, producing MTKSNKEQLIVHCRAEGCNWRMRPAFMHNSGYWRINVNIEEHRCMVDQPLQDHKKLSARMISMIVKPLVIDTPEIPIKTIIPLINNEHNHILGYKKAWRGKQIAIEGVYGRTGHVHLQVNLLVFEGNDGRWQHAHPVISIDGTFLKGRYRGKLLVSMGVDSNNHPFTLCYYLVDEEMYETWSWFLQRIRRHVCRQKIGVCIISDRAASILSAVRDPQNGFAEPLGIHRFCLLHDA from the exons ATGACAAAGAGTAACAAAGAACAGCTCATTGTACATTGTCGGGCTGAGGGTTGTAATTGGAGGATGCGACCTGCTTTCATGCATAATTCTGGCTACTGGAGGATAAATGTGAATATAGAGGAACACAGATGCATGGTTGATCAGCCGTTACAAGATCACAAGAAACTATCTGCAAGGATGATTTCGATGATTGTGAAACCACTT GTGATCGATACACCAGAAATCCCCATTAAAACCATTATCCCGCTTATCAACAACGAGCACAACCATATATTGGGGTACAAGAAAGCGTGGCGAGGCAAACAAATAGCCATTGAGGGTGTCTATGGAA GAACGGGGCACGTCCATTTGCAAGTGAATCTTTTGGTGTTTGAAGGCAATGATGGACGGTGGCAACATGCACATCCTGTGATTTCAATAGACGGAACTTTCTTGAAGGGGAGATATAGGGGCAAGCTGCTTGTTTCCATGGGTGTAGATTCAAACAACCACCCTTTTACTCTTTGCTATTATTTGGTTGATGAGGAGATGTACGAGACCTGGTCTTGGTTTCTGCAACGTATTCGGAGACATGTTTGTCGCCAAAAGATCGGCGTGTGCATCATCTCTGATCGAGCAGCCAGTATTCTTTCTGCAGTAAGAGACCCTCAAAATGGATTTGCTGAGCCATTAGGCATTCATAGGTTCTGTCTACTGCATGATGCATGA